The Streptomyces achromogenes genome window below encodes:
- a CDS encoding inorganic phosphate transporter has translation MDTFALIVTIGVALGFTYTNGFHDSANAIATSVSTRALTPRAALAMAAVMNLAGAFLGSGVAHTVSKGLIETPDGSKGMAILFAALVGAIVWNLVTWYFGLPSSSSHALFGGMVGAALAGGTEVIWSGVLEKVVIPMFLSPVVGLVAGYLVMTAILWMFRRANPHKAKRGFRIAQTVSAAGMALGHGLQDAQKTMGIVVMALVIGDVQSADAPIPVWVKIACAVMLSLGTYAGGWRIMRTLGRKIIELDPPQGFAAETTGASIMFTTAFLFKAPISTTHVITSAIMGVGATKRINAVRWGVAKNIVLGWFITMPAAAIVAACAFWIVDLAFL, from the coding sequence ATGGACACCTTTGCCCTGATCGTGACCATCGGCGTCGCGCTCGGATTCACCTACACCAACGGTTTTCACGACTCCGCGAACGCGATCGCCACGTCGGTCTCCACCCGGGCGCTGACGCCGCGCGCCGCGCTGGCCATGGCCGCGGTGATGAACCTCGCCGGCGCGTTCCTGGGGAGCGGCGTCGCGCACACCGTCAGCAAGGGGCTGATCGAGACCCCCGACGGTTCCAAGGGTATGGCGATCCTGTTCGCCGCGCTGGTCGGCGCGATCGTGTGGAACCTCGTCACCTGGTACTTCGGGCTGCCGTCGTCCTCGTCCCACGCGCTGTTCGGCGGGATGGTGGGCGCCGCGCTCGCGGGCGGGACGGAGGTCATCTGGTCCGGGGTGCTCGAGAAGGTCGTCATTCCGATGTTCCTCTCGCCGGTGGTGGGACTCGTCGCCGGATATCTGGTGATGACCGCCATCCTGTGGATGTTCCGGCGGGCCAATCCGCACAAGGCCAAGCGGGGTTTCCGCATAGCCCAGACGGTGTCGGCGGCCGGTATGGCGCTGGGGCACGGTCTGCAGGACGCGCAGAAGACGATGGGCATCGTGGTGATGGCGCTCGTCATCGGCGACGTCCAGAGCGCCGACGCTCCGATTCCGGTGTGGGTGAAGATCGCCTGCGCCGTGATGCTGTCGCTCGGCACGTACGCGGGCGGCTGGCGCATCATGCGCACGCTCGGGCGGAAGATCATCGAGCTGGACCCGCCGCAGGGCTTCGCGGCGGAGACGACCGGCGCGTCGATCATGTTCACCACGGCCTTCCTGTTCAAGGCGCCGATCTCCACCACACACGTGATCACCTCGGCGATCATGGGCGTGGGGGCCACGAAGCGGATCAACGCCGTGCGGTGGGGAGTCGCCAAGAACATCGTGCTGGGCTGGTTCATCACCATGCCCGCGGCCGCGATCGTCGCCGCGTGCGCCTTCTGGATCGTGGATCTGGCCTTCCTGTAG
- the pstA gene encoding phosphate ABC transporter permease PstA — protein sequence MSHASAVADQSPSTLRGASLPKWSPWAIAAGSLALAVVIGLAGGLDSKVQWGLIAGILFVLGTYGVAAKVEGRRQAKDRIATSLVWVAFMLAVVPLVSLLWTTITRGVKVLDVYFLTHSMGVVADSEPGGGIYHAILGSLEQVGLATAIGAPVGILTAIYLVEYGRGGLAKAVTFFVDVMTGIPSIVAGLFILSLMLMLDLQPFGFAGSLALAILMMPVVVRSTEEMLKLVPNELREASLALGVPKWRTILKVVVPTSIGGIITGVMLAVARIAGETAPVLLLVFGNPFINANPFEGAQASLPLYIYQQYAQSAGSTAAYDRAWAASLTLIAFVMILNLVARGLARWKAPR from the coding sequence ATGAGCCACGCAAGCGCAGTTGCCGACCAGAGCCCCAGCACGCTCCGCGGCGCGAGCCTGCCGAAGTGGTCCCCGTGGGCCATCGCGGCCGGCTCCCTCGCCCTCGCGGTCGTCATCGGCCTCGCCGGCGGGCTGGACAGCAAGGTCCAGTGGGGCCTGATCGCCGGCATCCTGTTCGTCCTCGGCACCTACGGCGTCGCCGCGAAGGTGGAGGGCCGCCGCCAGGCCAAGGACAGGATCGCGACGAGCCTGGTCTGGGTGGCGTTCATGCTGGCCGTGGTCCCGCTGGTCTCGCTCCTGTGGACGACGATCACGCGCGGCGTGAAGGTCCTGGACGTCTACTTCCTGACCCACTCCATGGGCGTGGTCGCGGACAGCGAGCCCGGCGGCGGCATCTACCACGCGATCCTCGGCAGCCTGGAGCAGGTGGGGCTCGCCACGGCGATCGGCGCGCCCGTAGGCATCCTGACGGCGATCTACCTGGTCGAGTACGGCCGGGGCGGCCTGGCGAAGGCGGTCACGTTCTTCGTCGACGTCATGACCGGCATCCCCTCCATCGTGGCGGGCCTGTTCATCCTCAGCCTGATGCTGATGCTCGACCTGCAGCCGTTCGGCTTCGCGGGCTCCCTCGCCCTGGCGATCCTGATGATGCCGGTGGTCGTGCGCTCGACGGAGGAGATGCTGAAGCTCGTCCCCAACGAGCTGCGCGAGGCCTCGCTCGCCCTGGGCGTCCCCAAGTGGCGCACGATCCTGAAGGTGGTCGTCCCGACGTCCATCGGAGGCATCATCACGGGCGTGATGCTGGCGGTCGCCCGTATCGCGGGCGAGACGGCCCCGGTCCTGCTCCTGGTCTTCGGCAACCCGTTCATCAACGCCAACCCCTTCGAGGGCGCGCAGGCGTCGCTGCCGCTGTACATCTACCAGCAGTACGCGCAGAGCGCGGGTTCGACGGCGGCCTACGACCGCGCCTGGGCGGCGTCGCTCACGCTGATCGCCTTCGTGATGATCCTGAACCTGGTGGCCCGCGGCCTCGCCCGCTGGAAGGCCCCGCGTTGA
- a CDS encoding phosphatase PAP2 family protein, with amino-acid sequence MAGLAESGSNPDVDLLYDINGLAKDAPHWFDRIVEFVGEYGLLLAMILLIVWCWWGVRRRPGGAEEAASSVAALVWAPLAAAVAVLVNVPIRGFVERPRPFRDHQGLEVLVSGKTDYSFVSDHATLTMAMAVGLFVANRKFGLVGIGVALLEGFCRVYMGVHYPTDVIGGFALGTAVALLLSPVASMLLTPVLRAVDRSPRMGWLVRSRSARAGDREGFARGVRPEVAAEERDLAA; translated from the coding sequence ATGGCTGGACTCGCCGAATCCGGGTCGAACCCCGACGTCGACCTGCTCTACGACATCAACGGGCTGGCCAAGGACGCCCCGCACTGGTTCGACCGCATCGTCGAATTCGTCGGTGAGTACGGGCTGTTGCTCGCCATGATCCTGCTGATCGTGTGGTGCTGGTGGGGAGTGCGCCGCCGGCCGGGCGGGGCCGAGGAGGCCGCCTCCTCCGTGGCCGCCCTGGTCTGGGCGCCGCTCGCCGCCGCCGTCGCCGTGCTGGTGAACGTGCCGATAAGAGGCTTCGTCGAGCGGCCGCGGCCCTTCCGCGATCACCAGGGTCTCGAGGTGCTCGTCTCCGGCAAGACCGACTACTCGTTCGTGAGCGACCACGCCACGCTCACCATGGCCATGGCCGTGGGACTGTTCGTCGCCAACCGGAAGTTCGGGCTCGTCGGCATAGGGGTCGCCCTGCTCGAGGGGTTCTGCCGGGTCTACATGGGCGTGCATTATCCGACCGACGTGATCGGCGGGTTCGCGCTCGGCACCGCCGTGGCGCTGCTGCTCTCGCCGGTCGCCTCCATGCTGCTCACCCCGGTGCTGAGGGCCGTCGACCGGTCGCCCCGGATGGGGTGGCTGGTGCGCAGCCGCTCGGCTCGGGCCGGGGACCGGGAGGGGTTCGCCCGCGGCGTCCGGCCCGAGGTCGCCGCCGAGGAACGGGACCTCGCCGCCTGA
- a CDS encoding CHAD domain-containing protein, translating into MAQRHHDLTASAAGPVTTGDALEGYLRAQATEFLRALRQHREAGSAASHGTSHASASGAEERDDAARALRRSARRISGTLRTFRPLLDAEWSQALRSELSWLSATLALEHAYGARLERLLLALNRLSGAAPPLPAVRVPTPASAPVRTPYRPADAAGSGGAVTGSPDTTPGTPVAASTSTPGTPALPDAPPPTVGATDARTANGAPVAGGAGGPQGATLTAAPTGAGARTTTASPTTATRAGTARRAPGARTATAPPTPPTAPAAPSTASAPADRGNLTVGAAKAGALLDRQLTLARTRAHSTALQALGSSRFHAVADRAAVLASEVPLTPAASATDLRPYAAAAEERLADAVAALPLVTAGSPYNAEALMYGLSADAAPHPQDAPWHHVRLLLRLHRYACEILDGPDAPPDDVRLLTAGAALDRHRDASEAAAAAAQAARTPRIAPATAYALGVLHADQRHEVEAARYAFQRTWQKQPVPTT; encoded by the coding sequence GTGGCACAGCGACACCATGACCTGACGGCCTCCGCGGCCGGGCCCGTCACCACGGGGGACGCCCTCGAGGGCTACCTGCGGGCCCAGGCCACGGAGTTCCTCCGGGCGCTGCGCCAGCACCGCGAGGCGGGGAGCGCGGCGTCGCACGGCACGTCGCACGCCTCGGCGAGCGGCGCGGAGGAACGGGACGACGCGGCGCGCGCCCTGCGCCGCTCGGCCCGCCGCATCAGCGGCACTCTGCGCACCTTCCGCCCCCTCCTCGACGCCGAGTGGTCGCAGGCGCTCCGGTCCGAACTGTCCTGGCTGTCCGCCACGTTGGCCCTGGAGCACGCCTACGGCGCCCGCCTCGAGCGCCTGCTGCTCGCCCTGAACCGCCTGTCCGGCGCGGCCCCGCCACTGCCGGCGGTACGGGTGCCGACGCCCGCGTCCGCACCGGTGCGGACGCCCTACCGGCCGGCGGACGCGGCCGGTTCCGGCGGCGCGGTCACCGGCAGCCCGGACACCACGCCGGGCACTCCCGTCGCAGCGTCCACGTCCACACCGGGCACTCCTGCCCTGCCCGACGCGCCTCCTCCCACGGTCGGCGCGACCGACGCCCGTACCGCGAACGGCGCCCCTGTCGCGGGGGGCGCGGGCGGCCCGCAGGGCGCGACCCTCACCGCCGCCCCGACCGGCGCCGGCGCCCGCACCACGACAGCCTCCCCCACCACCGCCACCCGCGCCGGGACCGCCCGGCGCGCCCCCGGCGCCCGTACCGCCACCGCGCCCCCCACGCCCCCCACGGCCCCAGCGGCCCCGTCGACCGCCTCCGCGCCCGCCGACCGCGGCAACCTCACCGTCGGTGCGGCGAAGGCCGGCGCCCTTCTGGACCGTCAGCTCACCCTCGCCCGCACCCGGGCCCACTCGACCGCGCTCCAGGCCCTCGGCTCCTCCCGCTTCCACGCCGTCGCGGACCGGGCCGCCGTCCTCGCCAGCGAGGTCCCCCTCACGCCGGCCGCGTCCGCCACCGATCTGCGCCCCTACGCCGCAGCCGCCGAGGAACGCCTCGCCGACGCCGTCGCCGCGCTGCCGCTCGTCACCGCGGGCAGCCCCTACAACGCGGAGGCCCTGATGTACGGCCTCTCCGCGGACGCCGCGCCGCACCCGCAGGACGCGCCCTGGCACCACGTCCGGCTCCTGCTGCGTCTGCACCGGTACGCGTGCGAGATCCTGGACGGCCCGGACGCTCCACCGGACGACGTCCGTCTGCTGACCGCCGGCGCCGCCCTCGACCGGCACCGGGACGCCTCGGAGGCGGCCGCCGCGGCGGCGCAGGCGGCCCGGACACCCCGGATCGCGCCCGCGACGGCGTACGCGCTCGGCGTGCTGCACGCGGACCAGCGGCACGAGGTGGAGGCCGCGCGGTACGCGTTCCAGCGCACCTGGCAGAAGCAACCCGTCCCGACCACCTGA
- a CDS encoding metal-sensitive transcriptional regulator, with amino-acid sequence MTTTEADAEALSAPDPHTPAAPEHPEHPAGAVHGYHEQKAEHLKRLRRIEGQIRGLQRMVDEDTYCIDILTQVSASTKALQSFALQLLEEHLRHCVADAALKGGDEIDEKVEEATKAIARLLRT; translated from the coding sequence ATGACGACCACCGAGGCCGACGCGGAAGCCCTCTCGGCCCCCGACCCGCACACCCCTGCCGCCCCGGAGCACCCGGAGCACCCGGCCGGAGCAGTGCACGGCTACCACGAGCAGAAGGCCGAACACCTCAAGCGCCTGCGCCGTATCGAGGGCCAGATCCGCGGTCTGCAGCGCATGGTGGACGAGGACACCTACTGCATCGACATACTCACCCAGGTGTCCGCCTCCACCAAGGCCCTGCAGTCCTTCGCCCTGCAACTGCTGGAGGAACACCTGCGGCACTGCGTCGCCGACGCGGCCCTCAAGGGCGGCGACGAGATCGACGAGAAGGTGGAAGAGGCGACGAAGGCGATCGCCCGCCTACTGCGCACCTGA
- the pstB gene encoding phosphate ABC transporter ATP-binding protein PstB: MAKRIDVSGLTAYYGSHKAIDDISMTVEPRSVTAFIGPSGCGKSTFLRTLNRMHEVTSGGRVEGKVLLDDEDLYGAGVDPVSVRREVGMVFQRPNPFPTMSIFDNVAAGLRLNGSYKKSELADVVEKSLQGANLWNEVKDRLNKPGSGLSGGQQQRLCIARAIAVEPKVLLMDEPCSALDPISTLAIEDLIGELKERFTIVIVTHNMQQAARVSDRTAFFNLAAVGRPGKLIELDDTARIFSNPSVQATEDYISGRFG, encoded by the coding sequence ATGGCCAAGCGAATCGACGTCAGCGGACTGACCGCGTACTACGGATCCCACAAGGCGATCGACGACATCTCGATGACGGTGGAGCCGCGCTCGGTGACGGCGTTCATCGGCCCCTCCGGCTGCGGCAAGTCCACGTTCCTGCGCACCCTGAACCGTATGCACGAGGTGACCTCGGGCGGCCGGGTCGAGGGCAAGGTGCTCCTGGACGACGAGGACCTCTACGGCGCGGGCGTCGACCCGGTGTCCGTCCGCCGCGAGGTCGGCATGGTCTTCCAGCGCCCGAACCCCTTCCCCACCATGTCGATCTTCGACAACGTGGCCGCGGGACTCCGCCTCAACGGCAGCTACAAGAAGTCCGAGCTCGCGGACGTGGTGGAGAAGTCCCTCCAGGGCGCCAACCTCTGGAACGAGGTCAAGGACCGCCTCAACAAGCCGGGCTCGGGGCTCTCGGGCGGCCAGCAGCAGCGTCTGTGCATCGCCCGCGCCATCGCGGTGGAACCGAAGGTCCTGCTGATGGACGAGCCCTGCTCGGCCCTCGACCCCATCTCGACGCTCGCCATCGAGGACCTGATCGGCGAGCTGAAGGAACGCTTCACGATCGTCATCGTGACGCACAACATGCAGCAGGCGGCGCGCGTCTCGGACCGCACGGCCTTCTTCAACCTGGCCGCGGTCGGCCGGCCCGGCAAGCTGATCGAGCTGGACGACACCGCGCGCATCTTCTCCAACCCGTCGGTGCAGGCCACCGAGGACTACATCTCAGGCCGCTTCGGCTGA
- the pstC gene encoding phosphate ABC transporter permease subunit PstC codes for MDIETQKSDTDDTPRPTTPQGPSTPSAASPAPPPVTAEEKRAARGATRPGDRVFLALSRGSGIFLLVIMAAIAVFLAYRASLAISKDDADFLTAFEWNTSLVPPKFGIAVLAFGTVVSSVIAMVIAVPIAVAIALFITHYAPRRMSGPVAYVIDLLAAVPSIVYGLWGALVLVPHMDGLFGWLDDYLGWTGVFSWDRGAPRSMLTVGILLAVMILPVITNVSREVFRQVPQMHEEAALALGATRWEVIRMAVIPFGRSGVISASMLGLGRALGETMAVATVLSPDFDIHASLLNPGGGTFAQNIASKFNEATEFGRDALIASGLVLFVITLLVNGAARMIIARRKEYSGANA; via the coding sequence ATGGACATAGAGACGCAGAAGTCGGACACCGACGACACCCCACGCCCCACGACTCCGCAAGGCCCGTCGACTCCCTCCGCGGCCTCCCCGGCCCCGCCCCCCGTGACGGCCGAGGAGAAGCGCGCGGCACGCGGCGCCACCCGGCCCGGCGACCGGGTCTTCCTCGCCCTCTCGCGCGGCTCGGGCATCTTCCTGCTGGTGATCATGGCCGCGATCGCGGTCTTCCTCGCCTATCGCGCGAGCCTCGCCATCAGCAAGGACGACGCCGACTTCCTGACGGCCTTCGAGTGGAACACCAGCCTTGTGCCGCCGAAGTTCGGCATCGCGGTCCTGGCCTTCGGCACGGTGGTCTCGTCGGTCATCGCGATGGTCATCGCGGTCCCGATCGCCGTCGCGATCGCCCTCTTCATCACCCACTACGCCCCACGCCGCATGAGCGGCCCCGTCGCGTACGTGATCGACCTGCTCGCCGCCGTCCCGTCCATCGTGTACGGCCTCTGGGGCGCCCTGGTCCTGGTGCCGCACATGGACGGCCTGTTCGGCTGGCTGGACGACTACCTGGGCTGGACCGGCGTCTTCTCCTGGGACCGGGGCGCGCCGCGCTCGATGCTCACGGTGGGCATCCTGCTGGCCGTGATGATCCTCCCGGTGATCACCAACGTCAGCCGCGAGGTCTTCCGCCAGGTCCCGCAGATGCACGAGGAGGCGGCCCTGGCGCTGGGCGCCACCCGCTGGGAGGTCATCCGCATGGCGGTGATCCCCTTCGGCCGCTCCGGCGTCATCTCGGCCTCGATGCTCGGCCTCGGCCGCGCGCTCGGCGAGACGATGGCCGTGGCCACGGTCCTCTCCCCCGACTTCGACATCCACGCCAGCCTGCTGAACCCCGGCGGCGGCACCTTCGCCCAGAACATCGCCAGCAAGTTCAACGAGGCGACGGAGTTCGGCCGTGACGCGCTCATCGCCTCCGGTCTGGTCCTGTTCGTCATCACCCTGCTGGTCAACGGCGCGGCGCGCATGATCATCGCCCGCCGCAAGGAGTACTCGGGGGCCAACGCATGA
- a CDS encoding DUF47 domain-containing protein has protein sequence MRFRLTPRETSFYDMFAASADNIVTGSKLLMELLGADPAGRAEIAERMRAAEHAGDDATHAIFHQLNSSFITPFDREDIYNLASSLDDIMDFMEEAVDLVVLYNVEELPKGVEQQIEVLARAAELTAEAMPNLRTMENLTEYWIEVNRLENQADQIHRKLLAHLFNGKYEAIEVLKLKQIVDVLEEAADAFEHVANTVETIAVKES, from the coding sequence GTGCGCTTTCGTCTGACCCCCAGGGAGACGAGCTTCTACGACATGTTCGCCGCATCCGCGGACAACATCGTCACGGGCTCGAAACTCCTGATGGAACTGCTCGGGGCGGACCCCGCCGGCCGGGCCGAGATCGCAGAGCGCATGCGGGCCGCGGAACACGCAGGCGACGACGCGACGCACGCGATCTTCCACCAGCTGAACTCCTCGTTCATCACGCCGTTCGACCGCGAGGACATCTACAACCTCGCGTCCTCCCTCGACGACATCATGGACTTCATGGAGGAGGCCGTCGACCTGGTCGTCCTCTACAACGTCGAGGAACTGCCCAAGGGCGTCGAGCAGCAGATCGAGGTGCTGGCCCGGGCGGCCGAGCTGACGGCCGAGGCCATGCCGAACCTGCGGACCATGGAGAACCTCACCGAGTACTGGATCGAGGTCAACCGGCTCGAGAACCAGGCCGACCAGATCCACCGGAAGCTGCTCGCGCATCTCTTCAACGGCAAGTACGAGGCCATCGAGGTGCTCAAGCTGAAGCAGATCGTGGATGTGCTGGAGGAGGCCGCCGACGCCTTCGAGCACGTGGCCAACACGGTGGAGACCATCGCGGTCAAGGAGTCCTGA
- a CDS encoding FAD-binding oxidoreductase: MERRTFIAGGTAAVAAAVTACRANGGGVSGGVSGGVSGAASGAETAGVRSDGTTPLTTTSVSAPANWTALARGLDGTLVRPGETSWAAARQLYNTRFDSLKPAAVAYVAHADDIRTVMAYARAHRIKAAIRNGGHSYGGWSSGDGRLIIDVSRLNRVRASGGSAVVGAGSKLIDVYRALAAKGMTIPAGSCPTVGVSGLVLGGGHGVVSRAYGLTCDSLTRATIITADGKQLTADATRNTALFWALRGAGNGNFGVVTELEFKTHPAPQAVTGYLTWPWSKAAAVVKAWQEWGPAQPDEIWSSLHVANAPGGTPTISVAAFCIGTYGQLENAVDRLTDRVGAPATNVSLRRRTYEAAMEVYAGCSSFTSDAQCHLPGSTPGRSPRGALGRETYAARSDFFDVSLSAAGIQTLLQQITSVRGGTGSIALTALGGAVNRVSPLATAFVHRRSRMLAQYIASWRAGTAGTAAQSWLNTAHRAMVPYASGAAYQNYADPTLTNWRKAYYGDALPRLTRLKQHYDPNGFFTYPQAL; this comes from the coding sequence ATGGAACGGCGTACGTTCATCGCAGGCGGCACGGCGGCGGTCGCGGCGGCAGTGACCGCGTGCAGGGCGAACGGCGGCGGCGTGAGCGGCGGCGTGAGCGGCGGCGTGAGCGGCGCCGCCTCCGGCGCCGAAACCGCCGGCGTCCGTTCCGACGGCACGACCCCCCTCACCACGACCAGCGTCTCCGCGCCCGCCAACTGGACCGCCCTGGCCCGCGGCCTGGACGGAACGCTGGTCCGCCCCGGCGAAACCTCCTGGGCGGCGGCCCGTCAGCTCTACAACACCCGCTTCGACAGCCTCAAGCCCGCGGCGGTGGCCTACGTCGCCCACGCCGACGACATCCGTACGGTCATGGCGTACGCCCGCGCCCACCGGATCAAGGCCGCGATCCGCAACGGCGGCCACTCCTACGGCGGCTGGTCCTCCGGCGACGGCCGGCTGATCATCGACGTCTCCAGGCTGAACCGGGTCCGGGCGAGCGGCGGCTCGGCCGTGGTCGGCGCGGGCTCCAAGCTGATCGACGTCTACCGGGCGCTCGCGGCGAAGGGCATGACGATCCCCGCGGGCTCCTGCCCCACGGTCGGCGTCTCCGGCCTCGTCCTGGGCGGCGGCCACGGCGTGGTCTCCCGCGCCTACGGCCTGACCTGCGACAGCCTCACCCGCGCCACGATCATCACCGCGGACGGCAAGCAGCTCACCGCCGACGCGACGAGGAACACGGCCCTCTTCTGGGCCCTGCGCGGAGCCGGCAACGGCAACTTCGGCGTCGTCACGGAGCTGGAGTTCAAGACCCACCCCGCGCCCCAGGCGGTGACGGGCTACCTCACCTGGCCCTGGTCGAAGGCGGCCGCGGTGGTGAAGGCGTGGCAGGAGTGGGGCCCGGCCCAGCCCGACGAGATCTGGTCCTCCCTGCACGTGGCGAACGCCCCCGGCGGCACCCCCACGATCTCCGTCGCCGCGTTCTGCATCGGCACGTACGGCCAGCTCGAGAACGCCGTCGACCGCCTCACGGACCGGGTGGGCGCCCCCGCGACGAACGTGTCCCTGCGCCGGCGCACCTACGAAGCGGCGATGGAGGTCTACGCCGGCTGCTCGAGCTTCACCTCGGACGCCCAGTGCCACCTGCCGGGCTCCACGCCGGGCCGCTCCCCGCGGGGCGCGCTGGGCCGGGAGACCTACGCGGCCCGCTCGGACTTCTTCGACGTCTCGCTCTCGGCGGCGGGCATCCAGACCCTGCTCCAGCAGATCACGTCCGTGCGGGGCGGCACGGGCAGCATCGCGCTGACGGCGCTGGGCGGCGCGGTGAACCGGGTCTCGCCGCTGGCCACCGCGTTCGTCCACCGCCGCTCACGCATGCTGGCCCAGTACATCGCGTCCTGGCGGGCCGGCACGGCGGGGACGGCGGCGCAGTCCTGGCTGAACACCGCCCACCGCGCGATGGTCCCGTACGCCTCGGGCGCGGCCTACCAGAACTACGCGGACCCGACCCTGACGAACTGGCGCAAGGCCTACTACGGCGACGCGCTCCCCCGCCTGACCCGGCTGAAGCAGCACTACGACCCCAACGGCTTCTTCACCTACCCCCAGGCCCTCTGA
- a CDS encoding NUDIX hydrolase: protein MSTARNHDDASDPTPVQAAGCVLWRRSPTDGGLEVCLVHRPKYGDWSHPKGKLKRDEDPLAGALREVEEETGHRAAPGAPLPTVGYEANGRPKQVRYWAAEAVSGVFTPNDEVDRLLWLPPPAARERLTQPRDRTLVDALLHVLHLA from the coding sequence GTGAGCACAGCGAGGAACCACGACGACGCCTCCGACCCCACCCCCGTCCAGGCGGCCGGCTGCGTGCTGTGGCGTCGCTCCCCGACGGACGGCGGACTGGAGGTGTGTCTCGTCCACCGGCCCAAGTACGGCGATTGGTCGCATCCGAAAGGCAAGCTGAAGCGCGACGAGGACCCGCTCGCGGGGGCCCTGCGCGAGGTCGAGGAGGAGACCGGGCACCGGGCCGCCCCCGGCGCTCCGCTGCCGACCGTGGGCTACGAGGCGAACGGCCGCCCTAAGCAGGTCCGTTACTGGGCGGCCGAGGCCGTCTCCGGGGTCTTCACCCCGAACGACGAGGTCGACCGCCTCCTCTGGCTGCCGCCGCCCGCCGCCCGCGAGCGGCTCACCCAGCCGAGGGACCGCACCCTCGTGGACGCCCTGCTGCACGTCCTGCACCTGGCATAA
- the pstS gene encoding phosphate ABC transporter substrate-binding protein PstS: MKLQRMNRRALSLGALAVSGALALTACGSDDTGTGSGGKSSATAAAGAIKCDDAKGQLLADGSSAQKNAIDAWVKNFTQACSGVQVNYKGSGSGAGVTAFTQGQVAFAGSDSALKPEDVAASKSVCKGGQGINLPMVAGPIAIAYNVSGVDNLVLDAATIAKIFDGKITNWNDAAIAKLNPGAKLPDLKIQPYHRSDESGTTDNFTKYLIATAKADWPYSGGKAWQAKGGQAAAGSSGVAQGVKQTNGAIGYMELSYAKDGLGTVAVNTGAAAPVKASSDGATKAVAAAQIVGTGSDLSLKLDYNTKADGAYPLTLVTYEIACDKGNKAATLPATKAFLRYIAGEDGQGVLAGIDYAPIPDAIIAKVRTTIEGLS; the protein is encoded by the coding sequence GTGAAGCTTCAGCGCATGAACCGGCGGGCTCTCTCCCTCGGTGCTCTCGCCGTCTCCGGCGCCCTGGCCCTCACGGCGTGCGGCTCGGACGACACCGGCACCGGCAGCGGCGGCAAGTCCTCCGCCACCGCCGCCGCCGGGGCGATCAAGTGCGACGACGCCAAGGGCCAGCTGCTCGCCGACGGCTCCTCCGCGCAGAAGAACGCGATCGACGCCTGGGTCAAGAACTTCACGCAGGCCTGTTCCGGCGTCCAGGTCAACTACAAGGGCTCCGGCTCCGGCGCGGGCGTCACCGCCTTCACGCAGGGCCAGGTCGCCTTCGCCGGCTCGGACTCCGCGCTGAAGCCCGAGGACGTCGCCGCCTCCAAGTCGGTCTGCAAGGGCGGCCAGGGCATCAACCTGCCGATGGTGGCCGGCCCCATCGCCATCGCCTACAACGTCTCCGGCGTGGACAACCTCGTCCTCGACGCCGCGACGATCGCCAAGATCTTCGACGGCAAGATCACCAACTGGAACGACGCCGCGATCGCCAAGCTGAACCCCGGCGCGAAGCTGCCCGACCTGAAGATCCAGCCGTACCACCGCTCGGACGAGTCCGGCACCACCGACAACTTCACCAAGTACCTGATCGCCACCGCCAAGGCCGACTGGCCCTACAGCGGCGGCAAGGCCTGGCAGGCCAAGGGCGGCCAGGCCGCGGCCGGCTCCTCCGGTGTCGCCCAGGGCGTCAAGCAGACCAACGGCGCGATCGGCTACATGGAGCTGTCGTACGCCAAGGACGGTCTCGGCACCGTCGCCGTCAACACCGGCGCCGCGGCCCCCGTCAAGGCCTCCTCCGACGGCGCCACCAAGGCCGTCGCCGCCGCCCAGATCGTCGGCACCGGCAGTGACCTGTCGCTGAAGCTGGACTACAACACCAAGGCCGACGGGGCCTACCCGCTCACCCTGGTCACGTACGAGATCGCCTGCGACAAGGGCAACAAGGCCGCCACGCTGCCGGCCACCAAGGCGTTCCTGCGCTACATCGCCGGCGAGGACGGCCAGGGCGTCCTCGCGGGCATCGACTACGCCCCGATCCCCGACGCCATCATCGCCAAGGTCCGCACCACCATCGAGGGCCTGAGCTGA